From Alienimonas californiensis, a single genomic window includes:
- a CDS encoding DUF1501 domain-containing protein, translated as MNAAALAHVTRRHFLRDASAGLVGGVWLSQQLAAAGETGSALNGLHHTPTAKRVIHLHMVGAPSQLELFDYRPALQKYDGKDCPQAYLEGQRFAFIQGVPQLLGPQFPFERRGESGHLISDRLPHFAGAVPGYGCPADEVCFFKTVQTDQFNHGPAQLMAHTGDPRMGKPSVGAWTTWGLGTENEDLPGFMVLLSGGRPPRAGNALWGAGFLPGVYQGVQCRSGGPAILNVENPKGVSRVARRAALDTLRELNELAHEEFGDPATLTRIEQYELAYRMQAAVPEATDLSGETEETHKLYGTTDGASLANNCLLARRLAERGVRYIQLFDWGWDSHGAGKNEALNHGFKDKCQQMDQPVAALIYDLKRRGLLEDTLVIWGGEFGRTPMRENRGGTTMAMIGRDHNPHAFTWWMAGGGIKPGHTVGETDELGYLPAETPVPLRDVHATVQRLLGFDHERVSVPFRGLNQKLTGVQPARVVTEALA; from the coding sequence ATGAACGCCGCCGCCCTCGCCCACGTCACCCGTCGCCACTTCCTGCGGGACGCCTCCGCCGGGTTGGTGGGCGGCGTCTGGCTCTCGCAGCAACTCGCCGCCGCCGGCGAGACCGGCTCCGCATTAAACGGCCTGCATCACACGCCCACGGCGAAGCGCGTCATCCACCTGCACATGGTCGGGGCGCCGAGCCAATTAGAGTTGTTCGACTATCGCCCGGCCCTGCAAAAATACGACGGCAAGGACTGCCCGCAGGCGTATCTGGAGGGTCAGCGTTTCGCCTTTATTCAGGGCGTGCCGCAGTTGCTCGGCCCGCAATTTCCCTTTGAACGGCGGGGCGAGAGCGGCCATTTGATCTCGGACCGCCTGCCGCACTTCGCCGGCGCCGTGCCCGGCTACGGCTGCCCGGCGGACGAGGTCTGTTTCTTCAAGACCGTGCAGACGGACCAGTTCAACCACGGGCCGGCCCAATTGATGGCCCACACCGGCGACCCGCGGATGGGTAAACCCAGCGTCGGCGCCTGGACGACGTGGGGGTTGGGCACCGAGAACGAAGACCTGCCCGGCTTCATGGTGCTTTTGAGCGGCGGTCGCCCGCCGCGGGCCGGCAACGCCCTCTGGGGGGCGGGCTTTTTGCCGGGCGTCTATCAGGGCGTGCAGTGCCGCAGCGGCGGGCCGGCGATCCTCAATGTGGAGAACCCCAAGGGCGTCTCCCGCGTCGCCCGCCGGGCCGCCCTCGACACCTTGCGGGAGTTGAACGAACTGGCCCACGAGGAGTTCGGGGACCCGGCGACCCTCACCCGGATCGAGCAGTACGAACTGGCCTACCGCATGCAGGCCGCCGTGCCGGAGGCGACCGACCTCTCCGGCGAGACCGAGGAGACGCACAAGCTCTACGGCACCACCGACGGCGCCAGCCTCGCCAATAACTGCCTGCTGGCCCGGCGGCTGGCGGAGCGGGGCGTGCGGTATATCCAACTGTTCGACTGGGGCTGGGACAGCCACGGCGCCGGCAAGAACGAGGCCCTGAACCATGGGTTCAAGGACAAGTGCCAGCAGATGGACCAGCCGGTCGCCGCGTTGATCTACGACCTGAAGCGGCGGGGACTCTTGGAGGACACGCTGGTGATCTGGGGCGGGGAGTTCGGCCGGACCCCGATGCGGGAGAACCGCGGCGGCACGACGATGGCGATGATCGGCCGCGACCATAACCCCCACGCCTTCACCTGGTGGATGGCCGGCGGCGGGATCAAACCCGGCCACACCGTCGGCGAAACGGACGAACTGGGCTATCTCCCCGCCGAGACCCCCGTGCCCCTGCGGGACGTGCACGCCACCGTGCAGCGCCTGTTGGGCTTCGATCACGAGCGGGTTTCCGTGCCGTTCCGCGGCCTGAACCAGAAGCTCACCGGCGTGCAGCCGGCCCGCGTCGTGACCGAGGCGCTGGCGTAG
- a CDS encoding DUF1559 domain-containing protein, whose amino-acid sequence MSRSRPHPPRRGFTLIELLVVIAIIAILVSLLLPAVQQAREAARRAQCQNNLKQLGLAMHNYHSTYKTFPDAMGGLGGTTGVTGPNDTKGDWSVFPMLAPYLDETAYWGQISRPLTTASATFQPFGMRPEVGTSGGYPPFAHQFKTLLCPSDGTEPITTGATNYGLNWGDNGRVLMYDSNSGPRGQAAKACRGMGKGMFYYGGRAGQPSTHIGISSVKDGTTNTLLFGEIGRDDDGGRYVGSVGQVDSLTTSTVNGAYRFDNPQVDCLEKTLNPTAPGFYPTNGSGVTAVHSERGKNYAMGYPAVTGFMTILPPNGPSCAAGNWANSRYYYEAGGIYSAGSYHTGGVQVCRVDGSVAFIAESVDAGDPAQPNGTVGPSPYGTWGALGTRDGGEVVSEY is encoded by the coding sequence ATGTCTCGCTCCCGACCGCACCCGCCCCGCCGCGGCTTTACGCTGATCGAGCTTCTGGTGGTGATCGCAATAATTGCGATCCTGGTCTCCCTGCTGCTGCCCGCCGTGCAGCAGGCCCGCGAGGCCGCCCGCCGGGCGCAGTGCCAGAACAACCTCAAGCAACTGGGGCTGGCCATGCACAACTATCACAGCACGTATAAGACGTTTCCGGACGCGATGGGCGGGCTCGGCGGGACCACCGGCGTGACCGGGCCGAACGACACGAAGGGCGACTGGAGCGTCTTTCCCATGCTCGCCCCCTACCTCGACGAAACCGCCTACTGGGGTCAGATCAGCCGTCCGCTGACGACGGCAAGCGCCACGTTCCAGCCGTTCGGCATGCGGCCGGAGGTCGGCACCTCGGGCGGCTACCCGCCGTTCGCGCACCAATTCAAAACGCTGTTGTGCCCCTCCGACGGCACGGAGCCGATCACGACCGGCGCCACGAACTACGGGCTGAACTGGGGCGATAACGGCCGGGTGCTGATGTACGACTCCAACTCCGGGCCGAGGGGCCAGGCGGCGAAGGCCTGTCGGGGCATGGGCAAAGGCATGTTCTACTACGGCGGCCGGGCGGGTCAGCCTTCGACCCACATCGGTATCAGTTCCGTGAAGGACGGCACGACCAACACCCTCCTGTTCGGCGAAATCGGCCGCGACGACGACGGCGGTCGCTATGTCGGCAGCGTCGGTCAGGTCGATTCGCTGACGACCAGCACGGTGAACGGGGCGTACCGGTTCGACAACCCGCAGGTGGACTGTCTGGAGAAGACCCTGAACCCGACGGCGCCGGGATTCTATCCGACGAACGGTTCGGGAGTGACCGCGGTGCACTCCGAACGCGGCAAGAACTACGCGATGGGCTATCCCGCCGTCACCGGCTTTATGACGATCCTGCCGCCGAACGGCCCGTCGTGCGCCGCCGGGAACTGGGCCAACTCGCGTTACTACTACGAGGCGGGCGGCATTTATTCCGCCGGCAGCTACCACACGGGCGGGGTGCAGGTTTGCCGCGTCGACGGCTCGGTCGCCTTCATCGCCGAATCCGTCGACGCCGGCGATCCGGCTCAGCCCAACGGCACGGTCGGCCCCAGCCCCTACGGAACCTGGGGCGCTTTGGGCACCCGTGACGGCGGCGAAGTCGTCAGCGAGTATTAA